From Acaryochloris thomasi RCC1774, a single genomic window includes:
- a CDS encoding SWIM zinc finger family protein, with translation MVNSAGSAVRETGVDGREWWAQRWVDVLESFGWRRRLERARNYVREGRVLELTFEGPEVSALVQGTAPDPYEVTLSLDPFDDEQWSYVIEELSQRAIFAAKLLAGEMPQNIEEAFTASGLSLFPFSKFDIHSRCNCPDPVNPCKHIGAVYYLLGNQFSQDPFILFQLRGRTKTSIIEALRQNRSKTSETDQSKEQKQQTESSTAVKLDAGFWSYSEQLDPSLVVIAPPPTSETVIDVLGPMPTESFSQTGTGTPSKISDGQKLLEYLKDVYQRTGQQAMMMAMLSRDSD, from the coding sequence ATGGTTAATTCTGCAGGATCAGCAGTTAGAGAAACAGGCGTCGATGGCCGAGAATGGTGGGCACAGCGCTGGGTTGACGTTCTAGAATCCTTCGGATGGCGTCGCCGTCTTGAAAGGGCACGCAATTACGTGCGTGAAGGACGAGTGTTAGAGCTGACCTTCGAAGGGCCAGAGGTCTCAGCTCTAGTTCAAGGAACGGCTCCAGACCCCTATGAGGTCACTCTGTCCCTTGACCCTTTTGATGATGAGCAGTGGTCTTATGTGATTGAGGAACTATCACAACGCGCTATCTTTGCTGCCAAGCTGCTGGCTGGTGAAATGCCGCAGAATATAGAAGAAGCCTTTACCGCTAGTGGATTGAGCCTATTTCCGTTTAGCAAGTTTGATATTCACAGCCGCTGCAACTGCCCCGATCCGGTTAACCCCTGTAAGCACATCGGAGCGGTTTACTATCTCCTAGGAAATCAATTTAGCCAGGATCCGTTTATTCTATTTCAGTTAAGGGGACGGACAAAAACTTCTATTATTGAGGCGCTGCGTCAGAATCGCAGTAAGACTTCTGAAACAGATCAATCAAAGGAGCAGAAACAACAGACTGAATCATCTACTGCTGTGAAGCTTGACGCAGGGTTCTGGTCCTATAGCGAGCAGCTTGATCCTTCTTTAGTGGTGATCGCACCTCCCCCAACGTCTGAGACCGTGATTGATGTTTTGGGGCCGATGCCTACTGAATCATTTTCCCAGACCGGCACCGGAACACCGTCCAAGATTTCTGATGGGCAAAAGTTACTGGAGTATCTGAAGGATGTTTATCAGCGAACGGGACAGCAGGCTATGATGATGGCCATGTTGAGCCGAGATTCTGATTGA
- a CDS encoding NCS2 family permease, translating into MQPLTASPKWFVPGDIDGFFGLLVDNLIQILLIVGLCQGVLGFPAELIFARILPGVALSLILGNAYYSWLAYQQGKREQRDDLTALPYGINTVSLFAYIFLVMLPVKLLAINQGSSPAQAAETAWQAGLVACLGSGLIELGGAWFGERLRRVAPRAAMLSTLAGIALTFIAIGFLFRTFANPMVGILPLGVILLSYFGGVKFGIPGGLFAVLLGVLLSWTTGLTIWDGQQWSAAIDSLGVYVPKLWIGGLWEQRGVLLQYFTIILPMGLFNLVGSLQNLESAAAAGDRYPTTPCLAANGIGTIVAAFCGSCFPTTIYIGHPGWKEMGARVGYSWLNGLVLGVLCLTGSISILTYLVPIDAGMAIVLWIGIVIVAQSFTVTPLRHAPAVVVGLLPGIAGWAALIAKNSFRAAGLGTPEQPFQPDVLVPALRLSDIYIEGAFALEQGVILSAMLLSGMTVYIIDRDFGKAALWSLIAALLSWIGLIHSFQWTPTDTVVKLGWGAGAQWAVSYLLLTLLFLYAAWRTRLQKNNTLEADLEQRP; encoded by the coding sequence ATGCAGCCTCTAACAGCATCCCCAAAATGGTTCGTGCCTGGGGATATTGATGGTTTTTTTGGCCTGTTGGTTGATAACTTAATTCAGATTCTACTGATTGTGGGATTGTGTCAGGGCGTATTGGGTTTCCCTGCAGAACTAATCTTTGCTCGTATTTTGCCTGGAGTGGCCTTGAGCCTGATTCTAGGAAATGCTTACTATAGCTGGCTGGCCTATCAGCAAGGGAAGCGAGAACAGCGTGATGATTTAACGGCGCTGCCCTACGGCATCAATACAGTGAGTTTGTTTGCCTATATTTTTTTGGTGATGTTGCCGGTTAAGCTGTTGGCTATCAATCAGGGGAGCAGTCCGGCGCAAGCTGCAGAAACCGCATGGCAGGCGGGACTGGTTGCTTGTCTGGGATCGGGTTTGATTGAACTAGGTGGTGCCTGGTTCGGGGAGCGATTACGAAGGGTTGCCCCTCGTGCCGCGATGCTCTCGACGTTGGCGGGAATCGCGCTGACGTTTATTGCGATCGGCTTTTTGTTTCGCACGTTTGCCAATCCGATGGTGGGCATTTTGCCGTTGGGCGTCATTTTGCTCAGTTACTTTGGGGGTGTTAAGTTTGGAATTCCAGGCGGGTTGTTTGCGGTTCTACTGGGTGTTTTGCTGTCGTGGACTACTGGGTTAACGATCTGGGACGGTCAGCAGTGGAGTGCGGCGATAGATTCTTTGGGTGTATACGTACCTAAGCTTTGGATTGGTGGACTTTGGGAGCAGCGAGGCGTGTTGCTGCAGTATTTCACCATTATTTTGCCAATGGGCTTGTTCAATCTGGTGGGCAGCTTGCAGAATCTGGAAAGTGCGGCGGCGGCGGGAGATCGCTATCCCACAACCCCCTGTCTAGCTGCTAACGGCATTGGTACCATCGTCGCAGCCTTCTGTGGCTCCTGTTTTCCTACCACTATCTACATCGGGCATCCCGGCTGGAAGGAGATGGGGGCTAGAGTTGGATACTCTTGGCTAAATGGATTAGTTTTAGGTGTGCTTTGCTTGACAGGCAGCATCAGCATTCTGACGTATTTAGTGCCAATTGATGCCGGGATGGCGATTGTTCTGTGGATTGGCATCGTGATCGTGGCCCAGAGCTTCACGGTGACTCCCCTGCGCCATGCACCTGCGGTCGTGGTAGGTCTTTTGCCTGGGATTGCTGGATGGGCTGCTTTGATCGCAAAGAATAGCTTCCGAGCCGCAGGACTAGGGACGCCGGAGCAACCCTTTCAACCCGACGTATTGGTTCCTGCTTTGCGGCTGAGTGATATCTATATTGAAGGGGCGTTTGCACTAGAGCAGGGCGTTATTTTATCTGCAATGCTACTGTCTGGAATGACGGTTTACATTATTGATCGAGATTTTGGGAAAGCGGCTCTGTGGTCATTGATCGCGGCATTACTCTCCTGGATAGGGCTGATTCACAGCTTCCAGTGGACGCCCACTGACACCGTAGTGAAACTGGGATGGGGGGCTGGAGCGCAGTGGGCTGTTAGTTATTTATTACTTACCCTGTTGTTTCTCTATGCTGCTTGGCGGACTCGGCTACAGAAAAACAATACTCTTGAAGCAGATCTTGAACAAAGGCCTTAG
- a CDS encoding M20 family metallopeptidase: MLTQIKNLAETLAPRLIEIRRHLHTYPELSGQEHQTAAYVAGVLSSCGLRVEEGVGKTGVVGDLRGSGQDLRQLAIRTDMDALPIQEMTELTFASRKPGIMHACGHDIHTTVGLGTAMILAELQLPGNVRFLFQPAEEIAQGAKWMIDDGAMENVSAILSTHVFPSIPAGTVAVRYGSLTAAADNLEITIIGESGHGARPHEATDAIWIAAQVITTLQQAISRTQNPLRPVVLTIGQINGGRAPNVIADQVHLQGTVRSLHPETREQLPQWIEAIVAGICQPYGAKYHVDFQAGVPAVRNNTGLTKLIESSAQQLWGSEKIQVLPEASLGAEDFSLYLEHAPGSMFRLGVGHHERINHPLHHPEFKADESAIVTGVMTMAYAAYQYWQTSG; the protein is encoded by the coding sequence ATGCTTACCCAGATTAAAAACCTAGCCGAGACCCTTGCACCTCGTCTTATTGAAATCCGCCGGCACCTTCACACCTATCCAGAGCTCAGTGGTCAAGAACACCAAACGGCAGCTTATGTTGCCGGAGTATTGTCCTCCTGCGGTCTCCGAGTAGAAGAGGGAGTTGGTAAAACGGGAGTCGTCGGTGACCTTCGAGGTAGCGGTCAAGATCTTCGCCAGTTAGCCATTCGGACTGATATGGATGCCCTACCCATCCAAGAAATGACGGAGCTCACATTTGCTTCACGCAAGCCAGGGATCATGCATGCCTGCGGTCACGACATTCACACCACCGTGGGATTAGGAACCGCCATGATCCTGGCAGAACTGCAGCTCCCCGGTAACGTTCGTTTCCTATTTCAGCCCGCTGAAGAGATTGCCCAAGGAGCCAAGTGGATGATCGACGATGGCGCTATGGAAAACGTCAGTGCTATTCTTTCAACCCACGTCTTCCCTAGCATTCCTGCCGGTACCGTTGCTGTTCGCTACGGTAGCTTAACAGCTGCTGCCGACAACCTAGAAATCACAATCATCGGAGAATCAGGTCACGGCGCTCGCCCCCACGAAGCAACAGACGCCATCTGGATTGCAGCTCAGGTCATTACAACACTTCAACAAGCTATTAGTCGAACTCAAAATCCACTCCGACCAGTGGTGCTCACCATTGGTCAAATCAATGGAGGACGAGCCCCCAACGTGATTGCCGATCAGGTCCATTTGCAGGGCACGGTGAGATCATTGCATCCAGAAACTCGCGAGCAACTCCCCCAGTGGATCGAAGCAATAGTCGCGGGTATCTGTCAGCCTTACGGCGCCAAGTACCATGTTGATTTTCAGGCCGGAGTTCCTGCAGTGCGCAACAACACCGGTCTCACAAAGCTGATTGAATCTTCCGCCCAACAACTCTGGGGATCAGAAAAAATCCAGGTTCTTCCAGAAGCATCATTAGGAGCCGAAGATTTTTCCTTATATCTAGAACATGCGCCAGGTTCGATGTTTCGCCTGGGTGTTGGACACCACGAACGGATCAATCACCCACTCCATCACCCTGAATTTAAAGCTGATGAATCCGCTATTGTTACGGGAGTAATGACAATGGCCTATGCAGCCTATCAGTACTGGCAAACATCTGGCTAA
- a CDS encoding HlyD family efflux transporter periplasmic adaptor subunit translates to MTNISANGRQTSPQTNGHNNGKSISQNGNGQLPMPAERNRAVTQFDRPVVLKQSPLWSRIIIWTIISGTAIAILLAFVLKLEEAIPATGQLEPLGAVKEIQPPVSGVVSEIHVKDGERVKKGQLLLSLDPEATSSELASLRRIRANLVRQNQLYANPTLGSGSEQIGNLSSRRSKTQDRQALIEENRLLRAQLSGEATSSNFSAEELARLQSGLAQKSSNEASLSARLAQLSEELAAKNIELEQNQIQLESSKETLKLNQETANDIKEVFEKGGIAKIQYKNQLNEVQTGLAEVARLQKEEIRLRKEKSQILERTAQTRAEGRNQGATDKRTIQDRMAANRQSIAGIDSQLSKEAIADDKQIEDNKRQIAEIDNRLNQAQVTMKYQELRAPVDGVVFDLKPNTSGFVVNASEPILKIVPADNLQAKVFITNQEIGFVKQNFEKKGELKVDVRIDSFPFSEFGDVKGTLTSIGSDALPPTEVRQFYSFPATIDLEEQRLTKNDLNLPLQSGMSVNVNIKVRKRTIMSIFTDKFTKQADNLKRL, encoded by the coding sequence ATGACAAATATTTCTGCGAATGGGCGCCAAACGTCTCCTCAGACGAACGGTCACAACAATGGCAAAAGCATCAGCCAAAACGGGAACGGGCAGCTCCCGATGCCAGCAGAGCGGAATCGCGCCGTTACGCAATTCGATCGTCCAGTCGTGCTCAAGCAGTCACCGCTGTGGTCACGCATTATCATTTGGACCATTATCAGCGGCACCGCTATCGCTATTTTGCTCGCGTTCGTCCTAAAACTTGAAGAAGCGATCCCAGCAACAGGTCAATTAGAACCTCTGGGAGCCGTCAAAGAAATTCAGCCCCCTGTCTCTGGTGTCGTCAGCGAAATTCACGTCAAGGATGGTGAACGGGTCAAAAAAGGCCAGCTCTTGCTTAGTTTAGATCCTGAGGCCACAAGTTCGGAATTAGCTTCGCTACGGCGCATTCGGGCCAACTTAGTACGACAAAATCAGCTTTATGCTAATCCAACCCTGGGAAGCGGTAGTGAACAGATCGGAAACTTATCCTCCCGACGCTCTAAAACACAGGATCGTCAAGCTCTCATTGAAGAGAATCGGCTTCTGAGAGCCCAGCTCAGTGGCGAAGCAACCAGCTCTAATTTTTCAGCAGAAGAGTTGGCGCGCTTGCAATCTGGTCTGGCACAGAAATCATCGAATGAAGCCAGTTTGTCCGCACGCTTAGCCCAGCTCAGTGAAGAGTTGGCAGCCAAAAATATTGAACTTGAGCAGAACCAAATTCAGCTAGAGAGCAGCAAGGAAACCCTAAAGCTTAATCAAGAAACAGCTAATGATATCAAAGAGGTTTTTGAAAAAGGTGGAATTGCGAAAATCCAGTACAAAAACCAGTTAAACGAGGTGCAAACAGGGCTAGCTGAAGTCGCCCGCCTCCAGAAAGAAGAGATTCGGTTACGAAAAGAAAAAAGTCAAATCCTAGAACGCACAGCTCAGACACGGGCGGAAGGGCGCAACCAAGGTGCCACTGACAAACGAACCATTCAAGACCGTATGGCAGCCAATCGGCAAAGTATTGCGGGAATTGATAGCCAGTTAAGCAAAGAAGCGATCGCAGACGACAAACAAATTGAAGATAATAAACGTCAAATCGCTGAAATCGACAACCGCCTGAACCAAGCACAGGTGACGATGAAATACCAAGAGCTAAGAGCACCCGTCGATGGTGTCGTATTTGACCTCAAACCCAACACCAGTGGTTTTGTGGTCAACGCTAGCGAGCCAATTTTAAAGATTGTGCCTGCAGATAATCTACAAGCCAAGGTTTTCATTACCAATCAAGAGATTGGCTTTGTGAAACAAAATTTTGAAAAAAAAGGAGAACTTAAGGTCGATGTTCGCATTGACTCCTTCCCTTTCAGTGAATTTGGTGATGTCAAAGGAACACTCACCTCAATAGGGTCCGATGCACTGCCCCCGACAGAAGTGCGCCAATTCTATAGTTTTCCCGCGACGATTGATTTAGAAGAACAAAGGCTTACCAAGAATGACCTTAACCTGCCGCTGCAGTCTGGCATGTCAGTCAATGTAAATATCAAAGTTCGTAAGCGAACGATCATGAGCATCTTCACAGATAAATTCACAAAGCAGGCTGACAACCTCAAGCGCCTCTAA
- a CDS encoding type I secretion system permease/ATPase, translated as MTYSKTDIQSFLQSVPPFDQLSSQGMEQCLKSCKLLRYRMGQAIVVRDSLPAQIAIIYEGQARLLGQDPRSNTPRSLKLLEPREVLGWISLLRNKACETALASQETLCLNLPSQDFLDLIDTEPNFAAGFRDRCSLVEVFDLLGAELERRADGISDLKALSLEAHDASKVQTFSSGQHQLDLDDQHLWLLSGGSASNGSIGRRLDPTETLQIGKSGTLRLVGLPEHIISPANLSKPSISPPVEISGLAAVEESEAIEVPYAPNVQTEDPFVLETESRSRKYPHVKGRGPTDAPLACFQMLAQYWRIPFRKDVIRRIIKNQLARNSTVSLTTCGGIAEMMGLKAQLIEAPANVFTRLPTPAIIAWQDSFAVLYENSPKELVFAVPEQGIRRKKPENFLDDWGESGQVLLLEKTDSTPEKKFGLSWFWPSVSRYRGVLTEVLIASFLVQLFALANPLGIQFIIDRVLSKNSPDTLNALGMGLLLVALLEALLTSFRTYLFVDTTNRIDMSLGSQVIDHLVRLPLSYFNRRPVGELSTRVNELENIRKFLTGTALNVVLDSLFSVIYIFVMLFYSWLLTIIALATVPLFALLTILVSPMIRRQVRVKAEENAKTQSYLVEVVSGIQTVKAQNIELKSRWQWQERYARYVSEGFKAVTISTTAGSISAFLNKLSGLLLLWVGAGLVLQGDLTLGELIAFRIIASYTTSPLLRLVQLWQNFQETALSLERLGDILDHPQEVNEEDRNNIPLPPIQGGISFNEINFSFTPNGPLQLKNVSLDFKPGTFVGIAGQSGSGKSTLMKLLMRLYTPKSGQILMDKYDVSKVELYSLRSQIGMVLQDSLLFDGTIQENIALPAPDSTSEEIVEAAQVAFAHDFIMELGQGYNTRVGERGSALSGGQRQRIAIARTVLQNPQMLILDEATSALDFNAERQVIQNLSKIFHDRTVFFITHRLKTLQVADVIVMMDQGKVAEMGTHAELMDLKGQYYWLYQQQETQG; from the coding sequence ATGACCTACAGCAAAACGGATATCCAGTCCTTTCTCCAATCAGTCCCTCCCTTTGATCAACTCTCTAGCCAAGGCATGGAGCAGTGTCTAAAGAGCTGTAAACTCCTCCGCTATCGTATGGGGCAAGCGATTGTCGTACGAGACAGTCTCCCTGCTCAAATCGCAATTATCTATGAGGGGCAAGCGCGACTACTGGGTCAAGATCCCCGCAGCAATACCCCCCGTAGCCTCAAGCTACTAGAACCGAGAGAAGTTTTAGGCTGGATCAGTTTATTGCGAAATAAAGCCTGCGAGACAGCCCTCGCATCTCAAGAAACCCTTTGCCTGAATCTCCCAAGCCAGGACTTCTTGGACTTAATTGATACTGAGCCAAACTTTGCTGCAGGTTTTCGCGATCGCTGTAGTTTAGTTGAAGTCTTCGATTTACTGGGTGCTGAACTTGAGCGCCGTGCCGATGGCATCTCCGATCTCAAAGCCCTTTCTCTAGAGGCCCATGACGCGAGCAAGGTGCAGACCTTCTCCAGTGGACAGCATCAACTTGACCTTGATGACCAGCACCTTTGGTTACTCAGTGGCGGCTCGGCCAGTAACGGCTCCATTGGTCGGCGACTCGATCCGACAGAAACACTCCAGATCGGCAAATCTGGGACCCTACGGCTGGTGGGTCTCCCAGAGCATATCATTAGCCCTGCGAACCTTTCTAAACCCTCTATCTCTCCTCCAGTAGAGATCAGCGGCTTGGCTGCAGTCGAAGAATCCGAAGCCATAGAAGTTCCCTACGCCCCCAACGTCCAAACAGAGGATCCCTTTGTTCTCGAGACAGAGAGTCGATCCCGGAAGTATCCTCACGTGAAAGGTCGGGGTCCAACGGATGCTCCGTTGGCCTGCTTCCAGATGCTGGCTCAATATTGGCGCATACCGTTTCGCAAAGACGTCATTCGCCGCATCATAAAAAATCAATTAGCTCGTAACAGCACGGTTTCCCTGACCACCTGCGGTGGGATCGCAGAAATGATGGGTCTCAAGGCCCAACTGATTGAAGCTCCAGCCAATGTTTTTACGCGTCTGCCCACCCCAGCTATTATTGCTTGGCAAGATAGCTTTGCTGTTTTGTACGAGAACTCTCCTAAGGAGCTGGTCTTTGCCGTCCCCGAGCAAGGCATTCGGCGTAAAAAACCTGAAAATTTCCTCGACGACTGGGGAGAATCAGGCCAGGTTTTGTTGCTGGAGAAAACCGATTCTACCCCTGAGAAAAAGTTTGGTCTAAGTTGGTTTTGGCCCTCAGTGTCCCGCTACCGTGGGGTGCTAACTGAGGTCTTGATTGCCTCATTTTTGGTGCAGTTATTTGCCCTTGCCAATCCCTTAGGAATCCAGTTCATCATTGACCGGGTACTGAGCAAGAATAGTCCTGACACCCTCAATGCCTTGGGCATGGGTCTACTTCTTGTTGCTCTTCTTGAAGCCCTACTCACCAGTTTCCGGACCTATTTGTTTGTTGACACCACCAATCGCATTGATATGAGCCTAGGCTCCCAGGTGATTGATCACTTGGTAAGGCTGCCGTTGAGTTACTTCAACCGTCGTCCTGTCGGGGAACTCTCGACCCGAGTTAATGAGCTAGAGAACATTCGCAAATTCCTAACCGGGACGGCCCTCAACGTCGTTCTAGATTCACTGTTCTCAGTGATCTACATCTTTGTGATGCTGTTCTATAGCTGGTTACTCACCATCATTGCGCTCGCCACAGTGCCCCTATTCGCCCTGCTGACCATTCTCGTCTCTCCCATGATCCGGCGACAGGTGCGCGTCAAGGCTGAAGAAAATGCAAAAACCCAGTCCTATCTTGTAGAGGTCGTCTCCGGCATCCAAACCGTTAAGGCTCAGAATATTGAACTCAAGTCGCGTTGGCAGTGGCAAGAGCGCTACGCCCGTTACGTTAGCGAAGGCTTTAAAGCCGTTACTATTTCCACCACAGCCGGCTCCATCAGTGCTTTCCTCAATAAGCTTTCGGGTCTACTACTGCTCTGGGTGGGTGCGGGCCTCGTTCTTCAGGGAGATCTAACCCTAGGTGAGCTGATTGCATTTCGAATTATTGCTAGCTACACCACTAGCCCACTCCTGCGCTTGGTTCAACTGTGGCAGAACTTCCAAGAAACAGCGCTCTCTCTAGAGCGCCTGGGTGATATTCTTGACCATCCACAGGAAGTCAACGAAGAGGACCGCAACAACATCCCCCTGCCTCCGATTCAGGGAGGCATCTCCTTCAATGAGATTAACTTTAGCTTCACGCCGAATGGCCCTCTGCAGCTTAAGAATGTCAGTTTAGACTTCAAGCCAGGTACCTTTGTGGGTATAGCCGGACAGAGTGGATCCGGCAAAAGCACCCTCATGAAGCTCCTGATGCGGCTCTACACGCCCAAGAGCGGGCAAATCCTAATGGATAAGTACGATGTCAGCAAGGTAGAGCTGTATTCTTTGCGTAGCCAGATTGGCATGGTCTTGCAAGATAGCCTACTTTTTGATGGCACCATCCAGGAAAACATTGCACTCCCCGCTCCTGATTCCACATCAGAAGAGATCGTTGAAGCGGCACAGGTCGCTTTTGCTCATGACTTCATTATGGAATTGGGGCAAGGTTATAACACCCGCGTGGGAGAAAGAGGATCCGCCCTTTCTGGAGGACAACGACAGCGAATTGCGATCGCACGTACCGTCCTGCAAAACCCCCAGATGCTGATTTTGGATGAAGCTACAAGCGCGCTGGACTTCAATGCTGAGCGCCAAGTGATCCAGAATCTATCGAAGATTTTTCATGATCGAACAGTTTTCTTCATCACACACCGTCTCAAAACGCTGCAGGTTGCCGATGTAATTGTGATGATGGATCAGGGCAAAGTAGCAGAAATGGGCACCCATGCCGAATTAATGGACCTCAAAGGCCAATACTACTGGCTTTACCAGCAACAGGAGACTCAAGGATGA